GAACTTCCCATGTTCGAGTTCGACGTTCCTCATCATCAGAAGCTCGGCCAGAAGCTGAAAGATACCGGCCTCGAAGCAACTGCCGTGACGGTCTGCACGCCCGAAGAGAACCCAATTTCGCCGGACGCCAAGATCCGTCAGGCGGGTCTCGATCGTTTGAAGCGGGCCATCGATGCCTGTGAAGCCGCCGGTGCCACGCACCTCTGCGGACCAATTCACTCGGCTCTGGGTGAGTTCAGCGGACAGGGCCGCACCGAAGACGAATGGAAGTGGGCTCAGGAGATACTCGGCCAAGCCGCCGATCACGCCAAACAGGCTGACGTGATGCTGGTCTGCGAGTACCTCAATCGCTTCGAATGCTACTTCCTCAATTGCGCCGAAGACTGCTCGAAGTTCACTCGCGAAGTCAATCATCCCAACTTGAAGATGATGTACGACTCCTTCCACGCCAACATCGAAGAAAAGTCGATCACGCAGGCGATCGAAACCTGCCAGGATCAGATGGTTCACGTTCACATTTCCGAGAACGACCGCTCCACTCCGGGTGAAGGGGACATCAAATGGGATGAAACCTTCCAGGCACTGAAGAAGGTCAACTACGACGGCTGGTTCGTCATCGAAGCCTTCGGCCTGGCTCTCCCGGAACTCGCCGCCGCAACTCGCATCTGGCGACGCATGTACCCCAGCGAAGAACATCTGGCCCGCGAAGGCCTCGCCTTCATGAAGGGCAAATGGGAAGCGCTCAACTAGAGGATTTCCATGCTTCTCCTGCAGTCGCATGGGTGCCAAGCCGCGGCCATGCTGAGTTTGCTCCTGCAAACGCCTGCAGTCGAAGTTTGAATTTGCTTTGGAGCGGATCGCTCACGTTCAACAGAATCACAAGAGACTCAGCGCTGGCATCGCCGGCGCTGAGTTTTTTTCCATGGAAGGACGGAGACCATCAGTTGGCCAGAAACTGATCGATCGGCGTGCCGTTCACCGTCTTCAGTGTTGCGATTCGGCGGATTGTCTCGCGGGAATTCTTCGCGAGTTCAGGAGGACAGGTCAGTTCTCTGAGCGGCAGTGAGACAAGCGGCGAGAGATCGAGTCGCGCCGGTGCACCAGGGAGCGTCAGTTGCTCGAGAGTCGTCATCGCGACCAGCGGCGTCAGGTCTCTGGTCTGTTCCGTCAGGCTCAGAGTCAGCCCTCGAACTTTGTCATCGGTCTGTGAGAACTGAAGGGTGGTCTTTTCAGGATCGTTGTACTCGTCGAGCTTTGTTCGCAGAGCCGAGATCTGATCGGCAGCGGCTAGAGATTCCAGCGACCGGCTGAACTGCTGCAGCTCTTCCCGACGTTCCCGTCGCTGCTCCCAGAATTCCCCGGCTGATCTGGAGTTGATTGTTCGCACCGAAAGATCTCTGACGAGCTCTTCAGCAGCGGGATCGTGGAACGGAAGATCAATCGTCAGTTCTTTGAGAGACAACGATTTCAAAGGCTGCAGGTCGATGAGATCCAGCCCGGAACAGTGGAGCTGAGTAATTGTGGCCTCCCCGAGAGCAGCCAGGTCTCGGACCCGGGTGTCATTGCAACTGAGATGATCCAGGGTTTTTCCCTGAAGCGGCGCCAGATCGGCGACCAGAGTGCGGTCCAGTTTGACGACTTTCAGCGGAGCCGGAGCCAATGGCGTGAGGTCCGCGACTTTCGATCCTGACAGGTCGAGTTCCGTTAACGGACAACCGGCGATGGGGGCCAGCGTGTCCAGCGCTCCACAGTTTCCGGCCTCCAGTTTTTCGAGCGGCATCCCGGCCAGCATCGAGAAGTCCGAGACGGGGAGCCCGGCACATTCAAGCCTTCTCAGTTTCATGCCTTCAAGCGGACTG
The genomic region above belongs to Rubinisphaera margarita and contains:
- a CDS encoding sugar phosphate isomerase/epimerase family protein produces the protein MKYGMNLLLWTAAVTEDHFPLLENIKGWGYDGVELPMFEFDVPHHQKLGQKLKDTGLEATAVTVCTPEENPISPDAKIRQAGLDRLKRAIDACEAAGATHLCGPIHSALGEFSGQGRTEDEWKWAQEILGQAADHAKQADVMLVCEYLNRFECYFLNCAEDCSKFTREVNHPNLKMMYDSFHANIEEKSITQAIETCQDQMVHVHISENDRSTPGEGDIKWDETFQALKKVNYDGWFVIEAFGLALPELAAATRIWRRMYPSEEHLAREGLAFMKGKWEALN